The following coding sequences are from one Salvelinus namaycush isolate Seneca chromosome 23, SaNama_1.0, whole genome shotgun sequence window:
- the LOC120018195 gene encoding synergin gamma-like isoform X2 codes for MALRPGSGGGGSFIYPVGGGLGPPQGMMPMQQQQQQQGFPGMVQVQMQPNMQGMMGMNFGGQMPPGAMPMQGGMAMGMQAPGMQFMGQPQFMSMRGPGPQYTADMQKQMAEEHQKRLEQQQRMLEEDRKRRQFEEQKQKLRLLSSVKPKGQMGASRDDALEAIKGNLDGFSRDAKMHPTPSSHPKKPDSSPSHSSVTSHSLPPAFPDDEFSDFMQGPLDACSSFPPSSQAHPHSLDPGPGQRPSSAPFPQSLPASMSILTATQHSTVNSSSPSAFQGPSLEEKLFSSCDLTAEKKAQVSFKSQRTLAPNRATVSAQFHSSTKARNWAEAPGDLSSAFTIETPQPEAPAPGPTAPSPTADPPPPQTSSDSGVGGYPQQEHIQPMVPGWLYNDSLIPEMFKKVLQFTMTPGGIDTAKLYPILMSSGLPREALGQIWASANRTTPGMLTKEELYTVLALIGVAQSGLPAMNVEILSQFPSPPVPNLPALAMAMAPVIQHQHQQPMMTQPPVPVSMAMPTPAPAVMGRAPPAAPLPSAQPPTNFITNFPHVQGKADDDDFQDFQEAPRAGGGDQSFTEFQGETFPTTTSSLHQNSAPAILTPVSGSSSSSSDKYAVFKQLSVEEPPEPTQPAADFDGDKYSVFRQLEPPGDRKPVGEGFADFKSVSVDDGFTDFKTADSISPLEPPDQAKMFQPAFPPAFPNSQSLPQLQHQLHQQQQPAVSLSQPKSPLNMADLDLFSSMAPSVPTPAEIKPSPFPSVPPSLVLPPGRAKPPGGGAEDFGDFSLFGPTSSSEAAPIGPDVGGGVAASHDDFADFMAFGSSGGEAKGEGLRSGEGRARGRGETITTPQRPQQGSDKYDVFKQLSQEGGLAYDDNKHSAGGSFSSLRSEADDFTDFQSSKFCTALGASEKSLVDKVAAFKQGGKEDSASVKSLDLPSIGGSSVGKEDSEDALSVQLDMKLSDMGGDLKHVMSDSSLDLPGLSTHHTPAAEGDDMKFDPFGTSAVSRLASYDWSEREECLSAQGQAKKHLVLDSVGVSSSFPSSDIVHRKETPFGSTENIPITHTCQTKITTFSTEDSVSTDSKFEAFADFGSCEPVGLGGDEDDDFGDFASTVSEKSDSPAAEPGSEGNLNEASDEFGAFQGDKAKFGKSDFLKASSQTKVKSSEEMIKSELATFDLSVQGSHKRSHSLGEKEIGRSPPSPAPEQPFRDRSSTLSEKKPALPVIRDKYKDLTGEVEESERYAYEWQRCLVSALQVITKANNTLNSISSSTVCTEVIQSAQGMEYLLGVVEVYRVTKRVELGIKATAVCSEKLQQLLKDISRVWNNLMGFMSLANLAPDESSLDFSSCILRHGIKNAKELACGVCLLNVDSRSKALAKDHDRRLRAFNSETDNFKLLYGGHQYHASCANFWINCVEPKPPGLILPDLL; via the exons TTTTATTTATCCTGTTGGAGGGGGCCTGGGACCGCCACAAG GTATGATGCCCatgcagcaacagcagcaacaacagggATTCCCTGGTATGGTTCAAGTCCAAATGCAGCCCAACATGCAAGGAATGATGGGAATGAACTTCGGAGGCCAGATGCCTCCTGGTGCCATGCCTATGcag GGTGGGATGGCCATGGGAATGCAGGCCCCTGGGATGCAGTTCATGGGCCAGCCACAGTTCATGAGCATGAGGGGCCCCGGGCCCCAGTACACTGCCGACATGCAGAAACAGATGGCCGAGGAACACCA gAAGCGTCTGGAGCAGCAGCAGCGGATGctggaggaggacaggaagaggaggcagTTTGAGGAGCAGAAACAGAAGCTGAGGCTGCTGAGCAGCGTCAAACCCAAG GGACAGATGGGGGCGAGTCGGGACGACGCGCTGGAGGCCATCAAAGGCAACCTGGACGGGTTCAGCAGAGACGCCAAGATGCACCCCACGCCATCCTCACACCCCAAGAAGCCAG ACTCATCGCCATCCCACTCTTCTGTcacctctcactccctcccccctGCTTTCCCCGATGACGAGTTTAGTGACTTTATGCAGGGTCCCTTAGATGCCTGTTCCTccttccccccctcctcccaggCCCATCCCCATTCTTTAGACCCAGGTCCTGGTCAGAGACCCTCCTCTGCCCCCTTCCCACAGTCCCTCCCTGCCTCTATGTCCATTCTTACTGCCACCCAACACTCTACTGTCAACTCCAGCTCCCCATCTGCATTTCAAG GCCCGTCCCTGGAAGAGAAACTGTTCTCCTCGTGTGATTTAACGGCTGAAAAGAAGGCCCAGGTTAGCTTTAAGTCCCAGAGGACCCTGGCCCCTAACCGAGCTACAGTCTCGGCCCAGTTTCATTCCAGCACCAAGGCCCGGAACTGGGCTGAGGCTCCTGGGGACCTGAGTTCTGCTTTCACTATAGAAACACCACAACCAGAGGCACCAGCACCGGGGCCCACAGCCCCCTCACCAACAGCcgacccccctcctccccaaacCAGTAGTGACAGTG GTGTTGGTGGTTACCCTCAACAAGAGCACATCCAGCCCATGGTACCAGGCTGGCTCTACAACGACAGCCTCATCCCAG AGATGTTCAAAAAGGTCCTGCAGTTCACCATGACTCCGGGGGGCATCGACACAGCCAAGCTCTACCCCATCCTGATGTCATCAGGCCTGCCCAGGGAAGCACTGGGCCAGATCTGGGCCTCAGCCAATCGCACCACGCCTGGCATGCTGACCAAGGAGGAGCTCTACACAGTCCTGGCTCTGATTGGTGTGGCACAG AGTGGTCTTCCAGCCATGAATGTGGAGATCCTGAGCCAGTTCCCCTCTCCCCCGGTGCCCAACCTGCCTGCCCTGGCCATGGCTATGGCCCCTGTCATCCAGCACCAACACCAGCAGCCCATGATGACTCAGCCCCCTGTCCCTGTGTCCATGGCCATGCCTACACCAGCACCAGCAGTCATGGGCAGGGCTCCTCCTGCTGCTCCTTTACCCTCCGCCCAACCACCCACCAACTTCATCACCAACTTCCCACATGTGCAG GGGAAAGCAGACGATGATGACTTCCAGGACTTCCAGGAGGCCCCCAGGGCAGGAGGAGGGGATCAGTCCTTCACTGAATTCCAGGGGGAAACCTTCCCCACCACCACATCCTCTCTGCACCAGAACAG TGCTCCTGCCATTCTGACTCCGGTCTCTGGCTCCTCCTCGTCATCCTCTGATAAGTATGCTGTCTTCAAGCAGCTCTCTGTGGAGGAGCCTCCAGAGCCCACTCAGCCTGCCGCAG ATTTTGACGGAGACAAATACAGTGTGTTCCGACAGCTGGAGCCACCAGGTGACAGGAAACCAGTAG GGGAAGGATTTGCCGATTTCAAGTCTGTCAGTGTGGATGATGGCTTCACAGACTTTAAAACCGCCGACAGCATCTCTCCACTAGAACCTCCAGACCAGGCCAAGATGTTTCAGCCAGCCTTCCCTCCTGCTTTCCCTAACTCTCAGTCTCTACCGCAACTACAACACCAgctacatcaacaacaacaaccagcagtctctctctctcagcctaaAAGCCCTCTCAACATGGCTGACCTGGATCTCTTCTCCTCTATGGCTCCCTCAGTCCCCACCCCTGCTGAGATCAAGCCCAGTCCCTTCCCCTCTGTGCCCCCCTCTCTAGTGCTCCCACCAGGCAGGGCCAAGCCCCCCGGGGGCGGGGCCGAGGACTTTGGTGACTTTTCCCTTTTTGGCCCCACCTCCTCTTCTGAGGCTGCTCCTATTGGCCCTGATGTGGGAGGGGGTGTGGCAGCGTCTCATGATGACTTTGCAGACTTCATGGCTTTCGGCAGCTCTGGGGGGGAGGCCAAGGGTGAGGGGTTGaggtctggagaggggagggcacgggggagaggagagaccatCACCACTCCACAGCGCCCCCAGCAGGGCTCTGACAAGTATGACGTGTTCAAGCAGCTGTCTCAGGAAGGAGGCCTGGCATATGACGACAACAAGCACAGCGCCGGCGGCTCGTTCTCTTCCCTCAGGAGCGAAGCAGATGACTTCACCGACTTCCAGTCGTCCAAGTTTTGCACAGCGCTGGGGGCCTCGGAGAAGAGCCTAGTGGATAAGGTGGCAGCCTTCAAACAAGGAGGCAAGGAGGACTCGGCTTCAGTCAAGTCCCTAGACCTCCCATCCATCGGGGGCAGCAGCGTGGGCAAGGAGGACTCTGAGGACGCTCTGTCAGTGCAGCTGGACATGAAGCTGTCAGACATGGGCGGAGACCTGAAGCACGTGATGTCAGACAGCTCTCTGGATCTGCCGGGCCTCTCGACCCACCATACCCCTGCCGCAG AAGGAGACGACATGAAGTTTGACCCCTTCGGAACGTCAGCAGTCAGCAGGCTGGCCAGCTATGATTGGTCAGAAAGAGAGGAATGCCTGTCTGCTCAGGGTCAGGCCAAGAAGCATCTGGTCCTGGACAGTGTTGGTGtttcctcctctttcccttccTCAGACATAGTCCACAGGAAGGAGACGCCGTTCGGCAGCACAGAAAACATCCCCATCACACACACCTGCCAGACGAAGATCACCACCTTCTCAACAGAGGATAGTGTGTCGACCGACAGCAAGTTTGAGGCCTTTGCTGACTTTGGATCTTGTGAGCCGGTAGGTTTGGGTGGGGACGAGGATGATGACTTTGGGGACTTTGCCAGCACGGTGTCGGAGAAGTCAGACTCCCCCGCGGCCGAGCCGGGCTCCGAGGGGAACCTGAACGAGGCCTCAGATGAGTTCGGGGCCTTTCAGGGGGACAAGGCCAAGTTTGGGAAGTCAGACTTTCTGAAGGCCAGCTCTCAGACCAAGGTCAAGTCCAGTGAAGAGATGATCAAGAGTGAACTCGCCACCTTTGACCTCTCTGTACAAG GCTCCCACAAGCGTAGCCACAGTTTGGGGGAGAAGGAGATTGGGCGCTCGCCCCCCTCCCCGGCCCCGGAGCAGCCCTTCAGAGACCGCTCCAGCACCCTGAGTGAGAAGAAGCCTGCCCTGCCCGTCATCAGAGACAAGTACAAGGACCTGACTGGGGAGGTGGAG GAGAGTGAGCGCTATGCATATGAGTGGCAGAGGTGTCTGGTGAGTGCTCTACAG GTCATCACTAAAGCCAACAACACCCTGAACAGCATCAGCAGCTCTACTGTTTGCACTGAGGTCATCCAGTCTGCTCAGGGCATGGAGTACCTGctgg gtgtggtggaggtgtacCGCGTGACCAAGCGTGTGGAGCTGGGTATCAAGGCCACAGCCGTGTGTTCTGAGAAGCTGCAGCAGCTGCTGAAGGACATCAGCCGCGTCTGGAACAACCTCATGGGCTTCATGTCCCTGGCCAACCTGGCG CCTGATGAGAGCTCGCTGGACTTCTCCTCCTGTATCCTGAGACACGGCATCAAGAACGCCAAGGAGCTGGCCTGTGGGGTGTGCCTACTCAACGTGGACTCACGCAGCAag GCACTGGCTAAAGACCATGACAGGAGGTTAAGG GCTTTCAACTCAGAGACAGACAACTTCAAACTGCTGTACGGGGGCCACCAGTACCACGCCAGCTGTGCCAATTTTTGGATTAACTGCGTGGAGCCCAAACCGCCGGGCCTCATTCTGCCCGACCTGCTCTGA
- the LOC120018195 gene encoding synergin gamma-like isoform X1, translating into MALRPGSGGGGSFIYPVGGGLGPPQGMMPMQQQQQQQGFPGMVQVQMQPNMQGMMGMNFGGQMPPGAMPMQGGMAMGMQAPGMQFMGQPQFMSMRGPGPQYTADMQKQMAEEHQKRLEQQQRMLEEDRKRRQFEEQKQKLRLLSSVKPKGQMGASRDDALEAIKGNLDGFSRDAKMHPTPSSHPKKPDSSPSHSSVTSHSLPPAFPDDEFSDFMQGPLDACSSFPPSSQAHPHSLDPGPGQRPSSAPFPQSLPASMSILTATQHSTVNSSSPSAFQGPSLEEKLFSSCDLTAEKKAQVSFKSQRTLAPNRATVSAQFHSSTKARNWAEAPGDLSSAFTIETPQPEAPAPGPTAPSPTADPPPPQTSSDSAGVGGYPQQEHIQPMVPGWLYNDSLIPEMFKKVLQFTMTPGGIDTAKLYPILMSSGLPREALGQIWASANRTTPGMLTKEELYTVLALIGVAQSGLPAMNVEILSQFPSPPVPNLPALAMAMAPVIQHQHQQPMMTQPPVPVSMAMPTPAPAVMGRAPPAAPLPSAQPPTNFITNFPHVQGKADDDDFQDFQEAPRAGGGDQSFTEFQGETFPTTTSSLHQNSAPAILTPVSGSSSSSSDKYAVFKQLSVEEPPEPTQPAADFDGDKYSVFRQLEPPGDRKPVGEGFADFKSVSVDDGFTDFKTADSISPLEPPDQAKMFQPAFPPAFPNSQSLPQLQHQLHQQQQPAVSLSQPKSPLNMADLDLFSSMAPSVPTPAEIKPSPFPSVPPSLVLPPGRAKPPGGGAEDFGDFSLFGPTSSSEAAPIGPDVGGGVAASHDDFADFMAFGSSGGEAKGEGLRSGEGRARGRGETITTPQRPQQGSDKYDVFKQLSQEGGLAYDDNKHSAGGSFSSLRSEADDFTDFQSSKFCTALGASEKSLVDKVAAFKQGGKEDSASVKSLDLPSIGGSSVGKEDSEDALSVQLDMKLSDMGGDLKHVMSDSSLDLPGLSTHHTPAAEGDDMKFDPFGTSAVSRLASYDWSEREECLSAQGQAKKHLVLDSVGVSSSFPSSDIVHRKETPFGSTENIPITHTCQTKITTFSTEDSVSTDSKFEAFADFGSCEPVGLGGDEDDDFGDFASTVSEKSDSPAAEPGSEGNLNEASDEFGAFQGDKAKFGKSDFLKASSQTKVKSSEEMIKSELATFDLSVQGSHKRSHSLGEKEIGRSPPSPAPEQPFRDRSSTLSEKKPALPVIRDKYKDLTGEVEESERYAYEWQRCLVSALQVITKANNTLNSISSSTVCTEVIQSAQGMEYLLGVVEVYRVTKRVELGIKATAVCSEKLQQLLKDISRVWNNLMGFMSLANLAPDESSLDFSSCILRHGIKNAKELACGVCLLNVDSRSKALAKDHDRRLRAFNSETDNFKLLYGGHQYHASCANFWINCVEPKPPGLILPDLL; encoded by the exons TTTTATTTATCCTGTTGGAGGGGGCCTGGGACCGCCACAAG GTATGATGCCCatgcagcaacagcagcaacaacagggATTCCCTGGTATGGTTCAAGTCCAAATGCAGCCCAACATGCAAGGAATGATGGGAATGAACTTCGGAGGCCAGATGCCTCCTGGTGCCATGCCTATGcag GGTGGGATGGCCATGGGAATGCAGGCCCCTGGGATGCAGTTCATGGGCCAGCCACAGTTCATGAGCATGAGGGGCCCCGGGCCCCAGTACACTGCCGACATGCAGAAACAGATGGCCGAGGAACACCA gAAGCGTCTGGAGCAGCAGCAGCGGATGctggaggaggacaggaagaggaggcagTTTGAGGAGCAGAAACAGAAGCTGAGGCTGCTGAGCAGCGTCAAACCCAAG GGACAGATGGGGGCGAGTCGGGACGACGCGCTGGAGGCCATCAAAGGCAACCTGGACGGGTTCAGCAGAGACGCCAAGATGCACCCCACGCCATCCTCACACCCCAAGAAGCCAG ACTCATCGCCATCCCACTCTTCTGTcacctctcactccctcccccctGCTTTCCCCGATGACGAGTTTAGTGACTTTATGCAGGGTCCCTTAGATGCCTGTTCCTccttccccccctcctcccaggCCCATCCCCATTCTTTAGACCCAGGTCCTGGTCAGAGACCCTCCTCTGCCCCCTTCCCACAGTCCCTCCCTGCCTCTATGTCCATTCTTACTGCCACCCAACACTCTACTGTCAACTCCAGCTCCCCATCTGCATTTCAAG GCCCGTCCCTGGAAGAGAAACTGTTCTCCTCGTGTGATTTAACGGCTGAAAAGAAGGCCCAGGTTAGCTTTAAGTCCCAGAGGACCCTGGCCCCTAACCGAGCTACAGTCTCGGCCCAGTTTCATTCCAGCACCAAGGCCCGGAACTGGGCTGAGGCTCCTGGGGACCTGAGTTCTGCTTTCACTATAGAAACACCACAACCAGAGGCACCAGCACCGGGGCCCACAGCCCCCTCACCAACAGCcgacccccctcctccccaaacCAGTAGTGACAGTG CAGGTGTTGGTGGTTACCCTCAACAAGAGCACATCCAGCCCATGGTACCAGGCTGGCTCTACAACGACAGCCTCATCCCAG AGATGTTCAAAAAGGTCCTGCAGTTCACCATGACTCCGGGGGGCATCGACACAGCCAAGCTCTACCCCATCCTGATGTCATCAGGCCTGCCCAGGGAAGCACTGGGCCAGATCTGGGCCTCAGCCAATCGCACCACGCCTGGCATGCTGACCAAGGAGGAGCTCTACACAGTCCTGGCTCTGATTGGTGTGGCACAG AGTGGTCTTCCAGCCATGAATGTGGAGATCCTGAGCCAGTTCCCCTCTCCCCCGGTGCCCAACCTGCCTGCCCTGGCCATGGCTATGGCCCCTGTCATCCAGCACCAACACCAGCAGCCCATGATGACTCAGCCCCCTGTCCCTGTGTCCATGGCCATGCCTACACCAGCACCAGCAGTCATGGGCAGGGCTCCTCCTGCTGCTCCTTTACCCTCCGCCCAACCACCCACCAACTTCATCACCAACTTCCCACATGTGCAG GGGAAAGCAGACGATGATGACTTCCAGGACTTCCAGGAGGCCCCCAGGGCAGGAGGAGGGGATCAGTCCTTCACTGAATTCCAGGGGGAAACCTTCCCCACCACCACATCCTCTCTGCACCAGAACAG TGCTCCTGCCATTCTGACTCCGGTCTCTGGCTCCTCCTCGTCATCCTCTGATAAGTATGCTGTCTTCAAGCAGCTCTCTGTGGAGGAGCCTCCAGAGCCCACTCAGCCTGCCGCAG ATTTTGACGGAGACAAATACAGTGTGTTCCGACAGCTGGAGCCACCAGGTGACAGGAAACCAGTAG GGGAAGGATTTGCCGATTTCAAGTCTGTCAGTGTGGATGATGGCTTCACAGACTTTAAAACCGCCGACAGCATCTCTCCACTAGAACCTCCAGACCAGGCCAAGATGTTTCAGCCAGCCTTCCCTCCTGCTTTCCCTAACTCTCAGTCTCTACCGCAACTACAACACCAgctacatcaacaacaacaaccagcagtctctctctctcagcctaaAAGCCCTCTCAACATGGCTGACCTGGATCTCTTCTCCTCTATGGCTCCCTCAGTCCCCACCCCTGCTGAGATCAAGCCCAGTCCCTTCCCCTCTGTGCCCCCCTCTCTAGTGCTCCCACCAGGCAGGGCCAAGCCCCCCGGGGGCGGGGCCGAGGACTTTGGTGACTTTTCCCTTTTTGGCCCCACCTCCTCTTCTGAGGCTGCTCCTATTGGCCCTGATGTGGGAGGGGGTGTGGCAGCGTCTCATGATGACTTTGCAGACTTCATGGCTTTCGGCAGCTCTGGGGGGGAGGCCAAGGGTGAGGGGTTGaggtctggagaggggagggcacgggggagaggagagaccatCACCACTCCACAGCGCCCCCAGCAGGGCTCTGACAAGTATGACGTGTTCAAGCAGCTGTCTCAGGAAGGAGGCCTGGCATATGACGACAACAAGCACAGCGCCGGCGGCTCGTTCTCTTCCCTCAGGAGCGAAGCAGATGACTTCACCGACTTCCAGTCGTCCAAGTTTTGCACAGCGCTGGGGGCCTCGGAGAAGAGCCTAGTGGATAAGGTGGCAGCCTTCAAACAAGGAGGCAAGGAGGACTCGGCTTCAGTCAAGTCCCTAGACCTCCCATCCATCGGGGGCAGCAGCGTGGGCAAGGAGGACTCTGAGGACGCTCTGTCAGTGCAGCTGGACATGAAGCTGTCAGACATGGGCGGAGACCTGAAGCACGTGATGTCAGACAGCTCTCTGGATCTGCCGGGCCTCTCGACCCACCATACCCCTGCCGCAG AAGGAGACGACATGAAGTTTGACCCCTTCGGAACGTCAGCAGTCAGCAGGCTGGCCAGCTATGATTGGTCAGAAAGAGAGGAATGCCTGTCTGCTCAGGGTCAGGCCAAGAAGCATCTGGTCCTGGACAGTGTTGGTGtttcctcctctttcccttccTCAGACATAGTCCACAGGAAGGAGACGCCGTTCGGCAGCACAGAAAACATCCCCATCACACACACCTGCCAGACGAAGATCACCACCTTCTCAACAGAGGATAGTGTGTCGACCGACAGCAAGTTTGAGGCCTTTGCTGACTTTGGATCTTGTGAGCCGGTAGGTTTGGGTGGGGACGAGGATGATGACTTTGGGGACTTTGCCAGCACGGTGTCGGAGAAGTCAGACTCCCCCGCGGCCGAGCCGGGCTCCGAGGGGAACCTGAACGAGGCCTCAGATGAGTTCGGGGCCTTTCAGGGGGACAAGGCCAAGTTTGGGAAGTCAGACTTTCTGAAGGCCAGCTCTCAGACCAAGGTCAAGTCCAGTGAAGAGATGATCAAGAGTGAACTCGCCACCTTTGACCTCTCTGTACAAG GCTCCCACAAGCGTAGCCACAGTTTGGGGGAGAAGGAGATTGGGCGCTCGCCCCCCTCCCCGGCCCCGGAGCAGCCCTTCAGAGACCGCTCCAGCACCCTGAGTGAGAAGAAGCCTGCCCTGCCCGTCATCAGAGACAAGTACAAGGACCTGACTGGGGAGGTGGAG GAGAGTGAGCGCTATGCATATGAGTGGCAGAGGTGTCTGGTGAGTGCTCTACAG GTCATCACTAAAGCCAACAACACCCTGAACAGCATCAGCAGCTCTACTGTTTGCACTGAGGTCATCCAGTCTGCTCAGGGCATGGAGTACCTGctgg gtgtggtggaggtgtacCGCGTGACCAAGCGTGTGGAGCTGGGTATCAAGGCCACAGCCGTGTGTTCTGAGAAGCTGCAGCAGCTGCTGAAGGACATCAGCCGCGTCTGGAACAACCTCATGGGCTTCATGTCCCTGGCCAACCTGGCG CCTGATGAGAGCTCGCTGGACTTCTCCTCCTGTATCCTGAGACACGGCATCAAGAACGCCAAGGAGCTGGCCTGTGGGGTGTGCCTACTCAACGTGGACTCACGCAGCAag GCACTGGCTAAAGACCATGACAGGAGGTTAAGG GCTTTCAACTCAGAGACAGACAACTTCAAACTGCTGTACGGGGGCCACCAGTACCACGCCAGCTGTGCCAATTTTTGGATTAACTGCGTGGAGCCCAAACCGCCGGGCCTCATTCTGCCCGACCTGCTCTGA